From Tissierellales bacterium, a single genomic window includes:
- a CDS encoding inorganic diphosphatase: protein MDIIVDAFIEIPKGSSNKYEYDEERKVLVLDRALFSPMFYPADYGFIPDTLAEDGDPIDIMVLMAHPTFPGCMIKSRVIGMFLMEDEKGKDEKIISVPLGDPRYEDIKTIDDMGSHMKKEFEHFFSEYKQLEGKEVHVKGWTDVEEAIEAIEKSRKIKKNHIK, encoded by the coding sequence ATGGATATTATAGTAGATGCTTTTATAGAAATCCCAAAAGGTAGTAGTAATAAATATGAATATGATGAAGAACGTAAGGTACTAGTCCTTGATAGGGCATTATTTTCCCCTATGTTCTATCCAGCTGACTACGGATTTATTCCAGATACATTAGCTGAAGACGGAGACCCAATAGATATAATGGTACTTATGGCTCACCCAACCTTTCCAGGTTGTATGATAAAGTCTAGAGTTATAGGTATGTTCTTAATGGAAGATGAAAAAGGTAAGGACGAGAAGATTATATCTGTGCCTTTAGGAGATCCAAGATATGAAGATATTAAAACCATTGATGATATGGGCTCCCATATGAAAAAGGAATTTGAACATTTTTTCTCTGAATATAAGCAGTTAGAAGGAAAAGAAGTCCATGTTAAAGGATGGACAGATGTAGAAGAAGCCATTGAGGCGATAGAAAAATCAAGAAAAATTAAGAAAAATCATATAAAGTAA
- a CDS encoding endonuclease/exonuclease/phosphatase family protein: MNDKKRLSLVIVLSMILSMFTPIMDMALAEDSAVNPEVHIGKIGYNRTNHPNPNEFRPENYEGLPENVTKNYLIAYMKDGTIVEKESFGYGKKGTPFKPGSASWTVLKLDPAEIDYFDVELMDNNNKVIMTIENVPFAPNLVKDMIDELPSVENLTLDNKEEVQEAREAYNELSRNAEKELVTNIDKLITLEERIKELEESEPYIEKVTHSIYWNGMDYYRLYNYKNLPESTNKWPIHYKLKFYFEDGTNYTPVGNPEKVSGIYLYNKKQAEEITHFDVILYQPKGQFGPYEEIITIENVPFDGPNEEAREIHYAQEMVGRAERSLLQEDVDAAWPVVNALPDSEDKDKLIERLNFVQSAIDVETSIRALPEVEELTLEDKEAVEAARVAYEALHSNPKQRISKKLIAKLEALEARLEELEEEEPEDPKDPNSIRIINYNIQAGIGNDGNYDIRRTAEVIRKSGADIVGLTEVDVNFSDRSNFDDQVEILAEELGMYSFYGPIYDMDPLEEGQPRRKYGMAILSKYPITEAVNYEITRLSTQDENPEPRPMPGFPGAKIDVDGKVFSFYVTHLDYRGDPMVREMQVDDTLNIFSEVAEPKILVGDFNALPGAPEIAPMFEYLNDSWELTGVGDGYTFPVNNPSKRIDYILVNDGIEVVKTRVIDTEASDHFPVVTDIKLKEINENDLNSAQNVVNLIKELPKFEDITLGDSGAVEEAREAYNNLTNEQRELVIDYRIKKAEEKIAELEKETVNAVIKMIEEIPDLEDLTLEDKEAVANARKARNALTPKQMGLIPEEYMRKLRASEARIKELERAVDREAANRVIKLIGKIPPIEELTLEDKPVVEEARAAYNELTASQKSMIINIPILKLAEERIGELEKEVPAPEVDKTKLAEEIGKAEKLNKQEYTEKTWGALEIALNSAKDIYQNKNVTQEEVDDAIGNLQKALEELELRTEEPEDPEEPESPEEPKDPEEPESPEEPRDPSENGRNKKDDDKNNKYKLEKSDKEVKGRGGLPRTGAANNIEIYLVGILLIVLGVGFRKKIM, from the coding sequence ATGAACGATAAGAAAAGATTATCACTAGTTATTGTGCTGTCTATGATTTTGTCAATGTTTACTCCTATTATGGACATGGCATTAGCTGAAGATTCAGCAGTAAATCCAGAGGTACATATAGGTAAGATAGGATATAATCGTACTAACCATCCAAATCCTAATGAATTTAGACCTGAAAACTATGAGGGGTTACCAGAAAATGTTACAAAGAATTATTTAATTGCTTATATGAAGGACGGAACTATTGTAGAAAAAGAAAGTTTTGGCTATGGTAAAAAAGGGACTCCTTTTAAACCAGGATCTGCCAGTTGGACAGTACTTAAATTAGATCCTGCTGAAATTGATTATTTTGATGTAGAATTAATGGATAATAATAATAAAGTTATTATGACCATTGAAAATGTACCTTTTGCGCCTAATTTAGTAAAGGATATGATTGATGAGTTGCCGTCAGTTGAAAACTTAACCTTAGATAATAAAGAAGAAGTTCAAGAAGCAAGAGAAGCTTATAATGAACTATCTAGAAATGCTGAAAAAGAACTTGTAACAAATATAGATAAACTTATTACTTTAGAAGAGAGAATTAAAGAATTAGAGGAGTCGGAACCTTATATAGAAAAAGTGACACATAGTATATATTGGAATGGAATGGATTATTATAGACTATATAACTATAAAAACTTACCTGAATCCACTAATAAATGGCCTATTCATTATAAGTTAAAGTTTTATTTTGAGGATGGAACTAATTATACGCCTGTAGGAAATCCTGAAAAGGTTTCTGGTATTTACCTATATAATAAAAAACAAGCTGAAGAAATTACACATTTTGATGTTATACTGTATCAACCAAAGGGGCAATTTGGTCCTTATGAAGAAATAATAACTATAGAAAATGTACCCTTTGATGGGCCAAATGAAGAAGCTAGAGAAATACATTATGCACAGGAAATGGTAGGAAGGGCAGAACGAAGTTTACTTCAAGAAGATGTTGATGCAGCATGGCCAGTGGTAAATGCCTTGCCAGATAGTGAGGATAAGGATAAATTAATAGAAAGATTAAATTTTGTACAAAGTGCAATTGATGTAGAAACTAGTATCAGGGCATTACCAGAAGTTGAAGAATTAACATTGGAAGATAAAGAAGCAGTAGAAGCAGCAAGAGTAGCTTACGAGGCATTACACAGTAATCCAAAACAAAGAATATCAAAAAAATTAATTGCAAAATTAGAAGCATTAGAGGCTAGACTAGAAGAATTGGAAGAAGAGGAACCTGAAGATCCTAAGGACCCTAATTCCATTAGAATAATAAATTATAATATCCAAGCAGGAATAGGTAATGATGGTAATTATGACATTAGACGCACAGCAGAAGTTATTAGGAAATCAGGAGCAGATATTGTTGGTTTAACAGAGGTGGATGTGAATTTTAGTGATAGAAGTAACTTTGATGATCAAGTTGAAATATTAGCTGAAGAATTGGGAATGTATTCATTTTATGGTCCTATATATGATATGGATCCCCTTGAAGAAGGACAACCACGAAGAAAATATGGAATGGCTATTTTAAGTAAATATCCTATAACGGAAGCTGTTAATTATGAAATAACGAGGCTTTCTACCCAAGATGAAAATCCAGAACCTAGACCTATGCCAGGTTTTCCAGGAGCAAAGATTGATGTAGATGGTAAAGTGTTTTCATTCTATGTGACTCATTTAGATTATCGCGGAGATCCAATGGTAAGAGAAATGCAAGTAGATGATACCCTTAATATTTTTTCTGAAGTGGCAGAACCTAAGATTTTAGTTGGAGATTTTAATGCATTACCAGGTGCACCTGAAATTGCACCGATGTTTGAATATCTAAATGATAGTTGGGAATTAACTGGTGTTGGAGATGGATATACTTTCCCTGTAAATAATCCTAGTAAACGTATAGATTATATTCTCGTAAATGATGGAATTGAGGTAGTGAAGACAAGAGTAATAGATACAGAGGCATCGGATCATTTTCCGGTAGTAACAGACATAAAACTAAAGGAAATTAATGAGAATGATTTAAATAGTGCACAAAATGTGGTGAACTTAATAAAGGAACTTCCAAAGTTTGAAGATATTACATTAGGGGATAGTGGGGCAGTAGAGGAAGCACGTGAGGCATATAATAATCTTACTAATGAACAGAGGGAGTTAGTAATAGATTATAGAATTAAAAAGGCAGAAGAAAAAATAGCTGAACTTGAAAAGGAAACAGTTAACGCAGTAATAAAAATGATTGAGGAAATACCAGATTTAGAAGATTTAACTTTAGAGGATAAGGAAGCTGTTGCTAATGCTAGAAAGGCACGTAATGCATTAACACCAAAACAAATGGGATTGATACCAGAAGAATATATGAGAAAATTAAGAGCCTCAGAAGCCAGAATTAAGGAATTAGAAAGAGCAGTAGATAGGGAAGCAGCCAATAGAGTAATAAAGTTAATTGGTAAAATACCACCAATAGAGGAATTAACACTAGAAGATAAACCGGTGGTAGAGGAGGCCAGGGCGGCATATAATGAATTAACAGCATCTCAAAAGTCAATGATAATAAATATACCCATATTGAAATTAGCGGAAGAGAGAATAGGGGAACTTGAAAAAGAGGTGCCAGCTCCAGAAGTAGATAAAACAAAATTAGCAGAAGAGATAGGGAAAGCAGAGAAATTGAATAAACAAGAATATACAGAAAAAACATGGGGAGCACTGGAAATAGCATTAAATTCTGCTAAGGATATATACCAAAATAAAAATGTAACTCAGGAAGAGGTAGATGATGCTATAGGAAATTTACAAAAAGCATTAGAAGAGCTAGAGTTAAGAACGGAGGAACCAGAAGACCCAGAAGAGCCGGAAAGTCCAGAGGAACCAAAAGACCCAGAAGAACCGGAAAGTCCAGAAGAACCAAGGGATCCAAGTGAGAATGGTAGAAATAAAAAAGATGATGATAAAAATAATAAATATAAACTTGAGAAGTCAGATAAAGAGGTAAAAGGAAGAGGTGGATTACCAAGGACTGGTGCTGCTAATAATATTGAAATTTATCTTGTGGGTATATTGTTAATAGTCTTAGGTGTAGGATTTAGGAAAAAGATTATGTAG
- a CDS encoding ComF family protein, which translates to MSFLKGLNSLLFPKDNICFFCNEKEPKIVGYICTDCMKKLEYLNREVKLIDSYLDKVIYSLFYNRFIKEQIYAYKYYSKNYLYKPLGEILLDTIKEKSLVSEIDIITYVPLHRRRKALRGYDQSELIGRYISKKLKIPFAKGNLIRKRSTKSQTKLNKNQRIKNLENAFYVKDSKEFLNKKVLLIDDIITTGSTMEECGRALIEKGAGEVIGLAITSGMKA; encoded by the coding sequence ATGAGTTTTTTAAAAGGATTAAATAGTCTATTATTTCCAAAAGATAATATATGTTTTTTCTGTAATGAAAAAGAGCCTAAAATAGTAGGTTATATATGTACTGATTGTATGAAAAAACTAGAATATCTAAATAGGGAAGTAAAATTAATTGATTCATATTTAGATAAAGTAATATACTCCCTTTTTTATAATAGGTTTATAAAAGAGCAAATATATGCTTATAAATATTATAGTAAAAATTATTTGTATAAGCCTTTGGGAGAAATACTTTTAGATACTATAAAAGAAAAATCTTTAGTTAGTGAAATAGACATTATAACCTATGTACCATTACATAGGCGTAGAAAAGCCCTTAGAGGATATGATCAATCAGAGTTAATAGGAAGATATATTAGTAAAAAGTTAAAAATACCTTTTGCAAAAGGAAACTTAATAAGGAAAAGATCTACTAAGTCTCAAACTAAATTAAATAAAAATCAAAGAATCAAAAATTTAGAGAATGCTTTCTATGTTAAGGACAGTAAAGAGTTTTTAAACAAAAAAGTTTTATTAATTGATGATATTATTACTACGGGGAGTACCATGGAAGAGTGTGGTAGGGCTTTAATTGAAAAGGGTGCAGGAGAAGTAATTGGTTTAGCTATTACTTCGGGGATGAAGGCGTAA
- a CDS encoding ATP-dependent RecD-like DNA helicase: MLLTIEGTVEEIIFRNESNGFTVALLETTDGVITIVGSVPILNMGETVKVEGEWIYHPNYGEQVQIKNISTVTPATLNGIEKYLSSGLIPQIGPKTAKKIVELFGMDSLDIIQDEPEKLKEVPGIGEKKLKKIKEAYEEQREVKDVMIFLQQYGISTSYGLKIYKKYGKDTINTIRENPYRLSEDIFGIGFKTADKIAHNLGIASNSPYRIGAGIKYKILEYAGSGHSFVPIEELLLETSKMLGMEEDIIEISLRELAMKGDIYIENIEEGTRVYYMPFHKAENNVSKKVLELSRVKLDNIDIDIKKEIEKIEETGEIKFANKQRESIKEAIEQGLLVITGGPGTGKTTILNAIIKIFEKKDLKVVLGAPTGRAAKKLSQASNKEAKTIHRLLEYSYMEGDGEMAFGKCEDSPLDADLVIIDEASMIDILLMNNLLKAIVPGTRLILVGDVDQLPSVGAGNVLKDIINSEIVKVVELNEIFRQAEESMIIVNAHRINKGEGPYLNVKNKDFYFIKNSESKEILNTILELCRDRLPNYNGYSSLRDIQVLTPMKKGDVGTNSLNKNLQNILNPKRKEKSEKRIGDEVFRVGDKIMQIKNNYNTEWEIVKHGKIVEKGEGVYNGDFGFITNIDKEDNIIEVLFDDEKGVKYDFSNLDEIKLAYATTVHKSQGSEFPVIIMPISWGPPMLLTRNLLYTAITRAKELVVLVGDEKYLYKMINNNRIVKRYSGLDTKLRKMLSIF; this comes from the coding sequence TTGTTATTGACCATAGAAGGTACCGTAGAAGAAATAATATTTAGGAATGAATCAAATGGTTTTACTGTTGCATTACTTGAGACTACTGATGGAGTTATAACCATTGTTGGTAGTGTGCCTATTTTAAATATGGGGGAAACTGTTAAAGTAGAGGGGGAATGGATATATCATCCAAATTATGGAGAACAAGTACAAATTAAAAATATATCTACTGTAACTCCTGCTACATTGAATGGGATTGAAAAATATCTTTCCTCTGGTTTAATTCCCCAGATAGGACCTAAGACTGCAAAAAAAATAGTAGAATTGTTTGGGATGGATTCCTTAGATATAATTCAAGATGAACCAGAAAAACTTAAGGAAGTACCAGGAATAGGAGAAAAAAAGTTAAAGAAAATAAAAGAGGCTTATGAAGAACAAAGAGAAGTAAAAGATGTAATGATATTTCTTCAACAATATGGTATTAGTACTTCTTATGGCTTAAAAATATATAAAAAATATGGAAAGGATACTATAAATACCATAAGGGAAAATCCTTATAGATTATCAGAAGATATATTTGGAATAGGTTTTAAGACTGCAGATAAAATAGCCCATAATTTAGGAATAGCCTCAAATTCACCTTATAGAATAGGAGCGGGTATTAAATATAAAATATTAGAATATGCAGGCTCAGGTCATAGTTTTGTTCCTATTGAGGAGCTATTATTAGAAACCTCAAAAATGTTAGGAATGGAAGAAGATATAATTGAAATTTCTCTTAGAGAATTGGCTATGAAAGGTGATATTTACATAGAAAATATAGAAGAAGGAACTAGGGTCTATTATATGCCTTTCCATAAGGCAGAAAATAATGTAAGTAAAAAAGTTTTAGAGTTATCTAGAGTTAAATTGGATAATATTGATATAGATATAAAAAAGGAAATTGAAAAAATAGAAGAGACTGGGGAAATTAAATTTGCAAATAAACAAAGGGAATCAATAAAGGAAGCTATAGAACAAGGCTTACTAGTAATTACTGGTGGCCCTGGTACTGGGAAAACTACTATATTAAATGCCATTATAAAAATATTTGAGAAGAAAGATTTAAAGGTAGTACTAGGAGCACCCACTGGTAGGGCAGCTAAGAAGCTTAGCCAGGCTTCTAATAAAGAGGCAAAGACTATCCATAGGCTATTAGAATACTCCTATATGGAAGGAGATGGAGAAATGGCCTTTGGTAAATGTGAAGATAGTCCATTAGATGCAGATTTAGTTATAATAGATGAGGCCTCTATGATAGATATACTTCTTATGAACAATCTATTAAAAGCAATTGTTCCAGGAACTAGGCTTATATTGGTTGGAGATGTGGATCAATTACCTTCTGTTGGAGCAGGAAATGTTTTAAAAGACATAATAAATAGTGAAATAGTAAAGGTAGTAGAATTAAATGAAATATTTAGGCAAGCAGAAGAAAGCATGATAATAGTAAATGCTCACAGGATTAACAAAGGGGAAGGTCCTTATCTTAATGTAAAAAATAAAGATTTTTATTTCATCAAAAATAGTGAGTCAAAGGAAATATTAAATACTATATTAGAATTATGTAGGGATAGACTTCCTAACTATAACGGTTACAGTTCTTTAAGAGATATTCAGGTTTTGACTCCTATGAAAAAAGGAGATGTAGGTACTAATTCACTAAATAAAAACTTGCAAAATATATTGAATCCTAAACGGAAAGAAAAGTCAGAAAAAAGGATAGGTGATGAAGTATTTCGAGTGGGAGATAAAATAATGCAAATAAAAAATAATTATAATACAGAATGGGAAATTGTAAAACATGGGAAAATAGTAGAAAAAGGTGAAGGAGTATATAATGGAGATTTTGGATTTATTACTAATATAGATAAAGAAGATAATATAATAGAAGTCCTTTTTGATGATGAAAAAGGAGTAAAATACGATTTTAGTAATTTGGATGAAATAAAATTGGCCTATGCAACTACTGTACATAAAAGTCAGGGAAGTGAATTTCCTGTTATTATAATGCCAATATCCTGGGGGCCTCCTATGCTATTAACTAGAAATCTTTTATATACTGCTATAACTAGGGCAAAGGAATTAGTGGTACTAGTAGGAGATGAAAAATATCTTTATAAGATGATTAATAACAATAGAATAGTTAAAAGATATTCAGGATTAGACACGAAACTTAGGAAAATGCTATCTATTTTCTAG
- a CDS encoding YvrJ family protein: MGDIYTHIANLGFPIVISVYLLVRIEGKLNDLTESINELSKVIAGIK; the protein is encoded by the coding sequence ATGGGAGATATTTATACACATATAGCTAATTTAGGCTTTCCTATAGTCATATCTGTTTACCTATTGGTTAGAATAGAAGGGAAGTTAAATGATTTAACGGAAAGTATAAATGAGCTATCTAAAGTAATAGCTGGTATTAAATAA